In one window of Hallerella porci DNA:
- a CDS encoding metal ABC transporter solute-binding protein, Zn/Mn family codes for MNRLFFVWIFCFTTFLFAGEKLTVAVTLAPYANIVRAIAGDKMDVLTLVPSNANPHTFEPKPAVLKKFAEASVYFSDGSGMDKAWMPRFKGVNPKIRIAELSAGISWLYEEHEDHEGHEDGPELDPHLWNSPRQVILISSNICSTLVEMDPANAGFYRTNLEAFNKKMTQLDLEFSNRINALPVEKRTFIVFHPSYGYLARDYGLTQIAVEMDGKEPKPRDLANLVREAKEHHVSTVFVQPQFSRRAAESLSREIKAKIVSIDPLAYDFEANLKFFLKTLAGEAK; via the coding sequence ATGAATCGTTTATTTTTCGTTTGGATTTTTTGCTTTACCACATTTCTGTTTGCGGGAGAAAAATTGACAGTCGCAGTGACTCTTGCGCCTTACGCAAATATTGTGCGGGCAATCGCTGGCGATAAAATGGACGTGCTCACTCTCGTTCCGTCTAATGCAAATCCGCATACTTTTGAGCCGAAGCCTGCGGTGCTCAAAAAATTTGCCGAAGCTTCGGTTTATTTTAGCGATGGATCGGGAATGGATAAAGCGTGGATGCCGCGCTTCAAAGGGGTAAATCCGAAGATTCGCATTGCAGAACTTTCGGCGGGTATTTCTTGGTTATACGAAGAACACGAGGATCATGAAGGTCATGAAGACGGTCCGGAATTGGATCCGCATCTTTGGAATTCGCCGCGTCAAGTGATTTTAATTTCTTCGAATATTTGCAGCACTCTCGTCGAAATGGATCCGGCGAATGCGGGATTTTATCGCACGAATTTAGAAGCGTTCAACAAAAAAATGACGCAGTTGGATTTGGAATTTTCAAATCGCATAAATGCGCTCCCGGTGGAAAAGCGGACGTTCATCGTTTTTCATCCGTCTTACGGTTACCTCGCCCGCGATTACGGTTTAACGCAAATCGCCGTGGAAATGGACGGCAAAGAACCGAAGCCACGAGATTTAGCCAATCTTGTCCGCGAAGCCAAAGAACATCATGTTTCGACGGTTTTTGTGCAACCGCAATTTAGCCGTCGCGCAGCCGAATCGCTTTCACGAGAAATTAAAGCGAAAATTGTTTCGATCGATCCGCTCGCTTACGATTTTGAAGCGAACTTAAAATTCTTCTTGAAAACTCTTGCGGGAGAAGCGAAG